Proteins encoded by one window of Gemmatimonadaceae bacterium:
- a CDS encoding ABC transporter ATP-binding protein, whose protein sequence is MTQASTPLLRVENLRTFFHTPAGIARAVDGVSFAIDKGETVSVVGESGCGKSVTALSLLRLIQAPGRIEAGSHIWFEGRDLLTLDAEAIRQVRGNRIAMVFQEPMTALNPVFTVGDQIAEVARVHAGASRKASWERAVEMLSLVGIPSPRERAGNYPHQMSGGMRQRVLIAMALVMNPALLIADEPTTALDVTIQAQILELLARVQQEFGTAILLITHDLGVVAESAQRVVVMYGGQVVEEAPVRTLFANPAHPYTRGLMQAMPRVGMQRDRLVTIPGSVPPPTAWPSGCRFRDRCAHAWDKCEREAPAMLPAGEGHAARCHLVSERLLAAAHAPFPPARPL, encoded by the coding sequence ATGACCCAGGCCAGCACCCCGCTCCTCCGCGTGGAGAACCTGCGCACCTTCTTCCATACACCCGCCGGCATTGCCCGGGCGGTGGATGGAGTCTCGTTCGCCATCGACAAGGGGGAGACGGTCAGCGTAGTTGGCGAGTCGGGGTGCGGCAAGTCGGTCACCGCGCTCTCGCTGTTGCGGCTCATCCAGGCACCGGGACGCATCGAGGCCGGAAGCCACATCTGGTTCGAGGGGCGCGACCTGCTCACGCTCGACGCCGAGGCGATCCGTCAGGTGCGCGGCAACCGCATCGCGATGGTCTTCCAGGAGCCGATGACGGCGCTCAACCCCGTCTTCACCGTCGGCGACCAGATCGCGGAGGTCGCGCGCGTCCACGCGGGCGCCTCGCGCAAGGCATCGTGGGAGCGCGCCGTCGAGATGCTGTCGCTCGTTGGGATTCCGTCGCCGCGCGAACGCGCCGGCAACTACCCGCACCAGATGTCGGGCGGGATGCGGCAACGCGTCCTCATCGCGATGGCGTTGGTCATGAACCCGGCGCTCCTCATTGCCGACGAGCCGACGACCGCGCTCGACGTCACCATCCAGGCGCAGATCCTCGAGCTGCTGGCCAGGGTGCAGCAGGAGTTCGGGACGGCGATCCTCCTCATCACGCACGACCTGGGCGTGGTGGCCGAGTCGGCGCAGCGCGTGGTGGTGATGTACGGCGGACAGGTCGTGGAGGAAGCGCCGGTGCGAACGCTCTTTGCCAACCCGGCGCACCCGTACACGCGTGGACTCATGCAGGCGATGCCGCGCGTGGGGATGCAGCGCGATCGCCTGGTGACGATTCCCGGTAGCGTCCCGCCACCCACGGCCTGGCCCTCGGGCTGTCGCTTCCGCGATCGCTGCGCGCACGCGTGGGACAAGTGCGAGCGCGAGGCGCCGGCGATGCTCCCCGCAGGTGAGGGGCACGCGGCCCGCTGTCATCTCGTGTCGGAGCGGTTGCTTGCAGCCGCGCACGCGCCGTTCCCGCCCGCGAGGCCGTTGTGA
- the gcvH gene encoding glycine cleavage system protein GcvH has translation MSNIPSDLLYTSDHEYLKATGDANVYAVGITHYAQDQLGDIVFVELPRVGSSYGAHDTFGTIEAVKAVSELFSPVSGEVTEVNSALDGDPGAINRDPYGDGWMIKIKLSDPSQAKSLLDAAAYAKHIGE, from the coding sequence GTGTCAAATATCCCGAGCGATCTCCTCTATACGTCGGATCACGAGTACCTCAAGGCGACCGGCGACGCCAACGTCTACGCCGTTGGCATCACCCACTACGCGCAGGACCAGCTCGGCGACATCGTCTTCGTCGAACTCCCGCGCGTGGGCTCGAGCTACGGCGCCCACGACACCTTTGGCACCATCGAGGCGGTCAAGGCGGTCTCCGAACTCTTCTCGCCGGTGTCGGGCGAGGTGACCGAGGTGAACAGCGCCCTCGACGGCGACCCGGGCGCCATCAATCGCGATCCGTACGGCGACGGCTGGATGATCAAGATCAAGCTCTCCGATCCGTCGCAGGCCAAGTCGCTCCTCGACGCCGCCGCCTACGCCAAGCACATCGGGGAGTAG
- a CDS encoding peptide MFS transporter, producing the protein MATAPASPASSAPNAADEAARRPYTSDTSFFGHPRGLATLFATEMWERFSYYGIRPLLVLFMTAALVDGGFGFERAQASSIVGIYAASVYLASLPGGWVADRWLGLQRSIWYGGLFIAAGHLSIALSAVFAQSAFFLGLVLIVVGTGLLKPNISALVGDLYPEGGARRDAGFSIFYMGINTGAFIAPLITGYLGERVGWHLGFGAAGIGMLAGVITYRARIASTLGPLGVLPSGGPAEQQRVKRWAIGLLAAVFAIVLLTMAGVIHIDPVAVAEKMSIVMATMGLGYFAYLFLLAGLTGDEKKRMAVILVLCLASVVFWAAFEQAPTSLNLFARDFTDRNFFGWEVPTLWMQATNSLFVISLAPVFGALWVWLAKRGMEISPIAKFAVSLAITALGFLVMVKASDVVIDSNGAVKVSMWWLTVSYLFQTFGELSLSPVGLSSMTKLAPRKFVGQMMGLWFLATAMGNLIAGLVGGEVDPEKLQQMPVLFQRTALSLLIASLVMAALIVPIRKMLARKSDA; encoded by the coding sequence ATGGCCACCGCCCCCGCGTCTCCCGCCTCGTCCGCACCTAACGCCGCCGACGAGGCCGCCCGACGCCCGTACACGAGCGACACGAGCTTCTTCGGGCATCCGCGCGGGCTCGCCACGCTCTTCGCCACCGAGATGTGGGAGCGCTTCTCGTACTACGGGATCCGCCCGCTGCTCGTCCTCTTCATGACCGCCGCCCTCGTCGACGGCGGTTTCGGCTTCGAGCGCGCTCAGGCCTCGTCGATCGTCGGGATCTACGCCGCCAGCGTCTATCTCGCGTCGCTCCCCGGCGGATGGGTGGCCGACCGATGGCTCGGGCTGCAACGCTCGATTTGGTACGGCGGGCTCTTCATCGCGGCGGGACACCTCAGCATCGCCCTCTCGGCGGTCTTCGCGCAGAGCGCCTTCTTCCTCGGGCTCGTCCTCATCGTCGTCGGGACGGGGCTCCTCAAGCCCAACATCTCGGCGCTCGTTGGCGACCTCTATCCCGAGGGCGGTGCGCGGCGCGACGCCGGCTTCTCGATCTTCTACATGGGGATCAACACCGGCGCCTTCATCGCCCCGCTCATCACCGGTTACCTGGGCGAACGCGTGGGCTGGCACCTCGGCTTTGGCGCCGCCGGTATCGGGATGCTCGCCGGCGTCATCACCTATCGCGCTCGCATCGCCAGCACCCTTGGCCCGTTAGGCGTCCTCCCGTCGGGGGGCCCGGCGGAACAGCAGCGCGTGAAGCGCTGGGCCATCGGGCTCCTCGCCGCCGTCTTCGCGATCGTCCTCCTCACCATGGCGGGGGTGATCCACATCGACCCCGTGGCCGTCGCCGAGAAGATGAGCATCGTCATGGCGACCATGGGGCTCGGCTACTTCGCCTATCTCTTCCTCCTCGCCGGGCTCACCGGCGACGAGAAGAAGCGGATGGCCGTCATCCTCGTCCTCTGCCTCGCGTCGGTTGTCTTCTGGGCCGCGTTCGAGCAGGCGCCCACCTCGCTCAACCTCTTCGCGCGCGACTTCACCGACCGCAACTTCTTCGGTTGGGAAGTGCCGACGCTCTGGATGCAGGCCACCAACTCGCTGTTCGTGATCTCCCTCGCCCCGGTCTTCGGCGCGCTCTGGGTCTGGCTCGCCAAGCGCGGGATGGAGATCTCGCCCATCGCCAAGTTCGCGGTGTCGCTCGCCATCACCGCCCTCGGCTTCCTCGTGATGGTCAAGGCGTCGGACGTCGTGATCGACTCCAACGGCGCCGTGAAGGTGTCGATGTGGTGGCTCACGGTGAGCTACCTGTTCCAGACCTTTGGGGAACTCTCGCTTTCGCCGGTTGGTCTCTCGTCGATGACCAAGCTCGCCCCGCGCAAGTTCGTGGGTCAGATGATGGGGCTCTGGTTCCTCGCGACGGCCATGGGGAACCTGATCGCGGGGCTCGTCGGCGGCGAAGTCGACCCCGAAAAGCTCCAGCAGATGCCCGTGCTCTTCCAGCGCACCGCCCTCTCGCTCCTCATCGCCTCTCTCGTGATGGCCGCACTCATCGTCCCCATCCGGAAGATGCTCGCCCGGAAGAGCGACGCCTAG
- a CDS encoding lipoate--protein ligase family protein produces the protein MIALPEGSRWTLLLSPPLEGVENMALDEALMAHARTTGHGTVRVYSWASPTLSLGRNQRAIDAFPAVRASARGIAVVRRATGGRALLHHREITYSVTAPAPAHDSLTRSYRAINAVLLEALRTLGVQAQVAHGASRLPPPGSAPCFEMPAAGELTVGGRKLVGSAQYREQGAMLQHGSILVDDDQPLVTELAALPVPATSPAATLREALGRAPTPEEFAAALFGAVRAAWGPEARQTDVAPVAAADLLAARARYASDVWTWRR, from the coding sequence ATGATCGCCCTCCCCGAAGGCTCGCGCTGGACGCTCCTCCTCTCGCCGCCGCTGGAAGGCGTGGAGAACATGGCGCTGGATGAAGCGCTGATGGCGCACGCCCGCACCACCGGCCACGGCACCGTGCGCGTCTATAGCTGGGCCTCGCCGACTCTATCGCTCGGGCGAAACCAGCGCGCGATCGATGCCTTTCCCGCGGTGCGGGCGAGTGCCCGCGGAATCGCGGTGGTGCGGCGCGCCACCGGCGGGCGCGCCCTCCTGCACCACCGCGAAATCACCTACTCGGTCACCGCCCCCGCGCCGGCGCACGACTCGCTCACCCGCTCGTACCGCGCCATCAACGCGGTCCTGCTGGAAGCGCTGCGCACGCTCGGCGTGCAGGCGCAGGTCGCGCACGGCGCGTCGCGGCTCCCACCGCCGGGGAGTGCCCCCTGCTTCGAGATGCCGGCGGCGGGCGAACTGACCGTCGGGGGGCGCAAGCTCGTCGGGAGTGCGCAGTATCGCGAGCAAGGCGCGATGCTCCAGCACGGCTCCATCCTCGTCGACGACGACCAACCGCTGGTGACCGAGTTGGCCGCGCTCCCCGTCCCCGCCACCAGCCCCGCCGCCACGTTGCGGGAAGCGCTGGGACGCGCCCCCACCCCCGAGGAGTTTGCAGCCGCGCTGTTCGGCGCCGTGCGAGCGGCGTGGGGACCCGAGGCGCGGCAAACAGACGTGGCGCCGGTTGCCGCAGCCGACTTGCTCGCGGCGCGCGCGCGCTACGCGAGCGATGTCTGGACCTGGCGTCGCTGA
- a CDS encoding ABC transporter permease, with protein sequence MVTFLCRRLLQGVAILFVVATVTFALIHAAPGEPFAATMEDSRVTPEMRAELRRQYGLDQPIATQYARFVAQVVRADLGRSITQRRPVRTILGEAIPRTLLLMTVALIAAFALGVVTGAVQAARAGSRLDRVAGRVSVAFSALPEFWLALALLFLFGWRLRWLPISGMVDATLHEYLSPAGKLRDIAAHLALPAASIALIFAAVVARYQRQAMVDILPDDFVRTARAKGVRERSIVLRHALRNALLPTITLMGLALPALVGGSVFVENIFSWPGMGRVIVEALGARDYPVVLGATLVGSLFVVLGAILADLLSAAVDPRLRRG encoded by the coding sequence ATGGTCACCTTCCTCTGCCGCCGGCTGCTGCAAGGCGTCGCGATCCTCTTCGTGGTCGCGACGGTGACCTTTGCGCTCATCCACGCCGCGCCGGGTGAGCCGTTCGCCGCCACCATGGAAGACTCGCGCGTCACGCCGGAAATGCGCGCCGAGTTGCGGCGGCAATACGGGCTCGACCAGCCCATCGCCACGCAGTACGCCCGTTTCGTCGCGCAGGTCGTGCGCGCCGACCTCGGTCGCTCGATCACGCAGCGTCGCCCGGTCCGGACCATCCTCGGCGAGGCAATTCCGCGCACGCTCCTCCTCATGACGGTGGCGCTCATCGCCGCCTTCGCGTTAGGCGTGGTGACCGGCGCCGTGCAGGCCGCTCGCGCCGGTTCGCGCCTGGACCGCGTCGCCGGGCGCGTCAGCGTCGCGTTCTCTGCACTCCCCGAGTTCTGGCTCGCGCTCGCCCTCCTCTTCCTGTTTGGCTGGCGGTTGCGATGGCTCCCCATCTCGGGGATGGTGGACGCGACGCTGCACGAGTACCTGTCGCCGGCGGGAAAGCTGCGCGACATCGCCGCGCACCTCGCCCTCCCCGCCGCATCCATCGCGCTCATCTTCGCCGCTGTCGTTGCGCGCTACCAGCGCCAGGCGATGGTCGACATCCTCCCCGACGACTTCGTGCGGACGGCGCGCGCCAAGGGAGTGCGCGAGCGCTCGATCGTCCTGCGCCACGCGTTGCGCAACGCCCTCCTCCCCACCATCACGCTGATGGGGCTCGCCCTCCCAGCGCTGGTGGGCGGGTCGGTCTTCGTCGAGAACATCTTCTCCTGGCCGGGGATGGGACGCGTGATCGTCGAGGCGCTCGGCGCGCGCGACTATCCGGTCGTCCTTGGTGCCACGCTGGTCGGGAGCCTCTTCGTGGTCCTCGGCGCCATCCTCGCCGATCTCCTCTCGGCGGCGGTCGATCCGCGGCTGCGCCGTGGCTGA
- a CDS encoding ABC transporter permease: MADTPVVATIAIPATPDTGASDWSTPFRRALQLLWGDRSARAALCFLGALAAAALLAPWIVPYDPARVLDAIALRSVPPSAAHWFGTDETSRDVFSRMLYGARISLAVAALSALLASVVGLLYGGIAGFVGGRIDGAMMRFVDAMLAIPRILFVMTILSLWGEIEPPALVLVLGATGWFAVARLARAEAAALRHRDFVVAVQALGAAPGRVFVRHILPHTLGPVLVAATIAVGQVVVLEAGLSYLGYGVRAPTPTWGNIISDGRSTIATTWWLTLFPGLALVLTALAVNTVADRLRAALNPRQLPAR, from the coding sequence GTGGCTGATACCCCGGTCGTCGCGACGATCGCGATTCCCGCCACGCCGGACACCGGCGCGTCGGACTGGTCGACGCCGTTCCGCCGCGCGTTGCAGCTGCTGTGGGGCGACCGCTCCGCGCGCGCGGCGCTCTGCTTCCTCGGCGCCCTGGCGGCCGCTGCGCTCCTGGCGCCGTGGATCGTCCCCTACGATCCCGCGCGCGTCCTCGACGCCATCGCCCTGCGCTCTGTCCCCCCGTCGGCCGCACACTGGTTCGGCACCGACGAGACGAGCCGCGACGTCTTTTCGCGCATGCTGTACGGGGCGCGCATCTCGCTGGCGGTCGCGGCGCTCTCCGCGCTCCTGGCATCGGTCGTCGGGCTGCTGTACGGCGGCATCGCGGGATTCGTGGGCGGTCGCATCGACGGAGCAATGATGCGCTTCGTGGACGCGATGCTGGCGATACCGCGCATCCTCTTCGTGATGACGATCCTCTCGCTCTGGGGGGAGATCGAGCCGCCGGCGCTCGTCCTCGTCCTCGGCGCGACGGGGTGGTTCGCGGTGGCGCGCCTGGCGAGAGCCGAGGCGGCGGCGCTCCGCCATCGCGATTTCGTGGTCGCCGTGCAGGCGCTGGGGGCCGCGCCTGGGCGCGTATTCGTTAGGCACATCCTCCCGCACACCCTGGGACCCGTGCTGGTGGCCGCCACCATCGCCGTAGGGCAGGTGGTCGTGCTCGAGGCCGGGCTCTCCTACCTGGGCTACGGCGTCCGCGCCCCCACGCCCACGTGGGGCAACATCATCAGCGACGGGAGATCGACCATCGCCACGACGTGGTGGTTGACCCTGTTCCCCGGGCTGGCGCTCGTCCTGACGGCGCTGGCGGTGAATACCGTTGCAGACCGCTTGCGCGCTGCGCTCAACCCGCGCCAGCTTCCCGCGCGATGA
- a CDS encoding ATP-binding cassette domain-containing protein produces MSAAATNGAGASPLLEVRDLRTHFAQKTGLFGGSGGVVRAVDGVSFDVFPGETLGIVGESGCGKTTLGRTILRLVDPTSGSVRFDGTDLLALKGAALRAMRRHIQIIFQDPFSSLNPRLTIGATIREGITVHRLAEGAEADKRVRQLLEEVGLRAEYATRYPHEFSGGQRQRVGIARALAVQPKLIVCDEPVSALDVSVQAQVINLLQDLQRDRGLTYVFIAHDLSVVEHMATRVAVMYLGRIVELASADTLYRVPVMPYTQALLSAVPVPDPTRARQRIVLTGDVPSPAAPPSGCVFHPRCHHPARDAACERLVPPLEAKGTEHVAACIKQLPTAVEWSAQLQAGGTQPPQRYLPLAAIGTRFDS; encoded by the coding sequence GTGAGCGCCGCCGCGACCAACGGGGCGGGCGCTTCCCCGCTCCTCGAGGTGCGCGACCTGCGCACGCACTTCGCGCAGAAGACTGGCCTGTTCGGGGGTTCCGGCGGCGTGGTGCGCGCGGTGGACGGCGTCTCGTTCGATGTCTTCCCCGGTGAGACGTTAGGCATCGTGGGCGAGTCGGGTTGCGGCAAGACGACGTTGGGGCGCACCATCCTCCGCCTGGTCGACCCCACCAGCGGGTCGGTGCGCTTTGACGGAACCGACCTGCTCGCGCTCAAGGGCGCGGCGCTGCGCGCGATGCGCCGCCACATCCAGATCATCTTCCAGGATCCCTTCTCCTCGCTCAACCCGCGCCTCACCATCGGCGCAACCATCCGCGAAGGGATCACGGTGCACCGCCTGGCCGAGGGCGCCGAGGCCGACAAGCGCGTGCGCCAACTGCTGGAAGAGGTGGGGCTCCGCGCCGAGTACGCCACGCGCTATCCGCACGAGTTCTCCGGCGGGCAGCGGCAACGCGTGGGCATCGCACGTGCCCTCGCCGTGCAACCCAAGCTCATCGTCTGCGACGAGCCGGTCTCCGCGCTCGACGTGTCGGTGCAGGCGCAAGTCATCAACCTGCTGCAGGACCTGCAGCGCGATCGCGGGCTCACCTACGTCTTCATTGCGCACGACCTGTCGGTGGTGGAACACATGGCCACGCGCGTCGCCGTGATGTACCTGGGGCGCATCGTGGAGTTGGCGTCGGCCGACACGCTGTATCGCGTACCGGTCATGCCGTACACGCAGGCGCTGCTCTCCGCGGTCCCTGTCCCCGACCCGACACGCGCCCGCCAGCGCATCGTCCTCACCGGCGACGTCCCCTCCCCCGCGGCCCCTCCGTCGGGGTGCGTCTTTCATCCGCGCTGCCATCACCCGGCGCGCGACGCGGCCTGCGAGCGCCTCGTCCCCCCGCTCGAAGCGAAGGGGACTGAGCACGTGGCGGCGTGCATCAAGCAGCTACCCACCGCGGTGGAGTGGAGTGCGCAACTGCAGGCCGGCGGCACGCAGCCCCCGCAGCGCTATCTCCCCCTTGCCGCCATCGGCACGCGATTCGACTCCTGA
- a CDS encoding dephospho-CoA kinase, which produces MLVAALTGNIASGKSTVAAELVRLGAWLVDADRLARDVVAPGTPGLAAIVERWGDTTLTADGALDRASLRRIVFADEAERTALNAIVHPRVEALRRERVAEAQAAGADVVVCDIPLLFETGRYQDGTFDAIILVMAPHHVRLARLLDRRGLARDEAERIMAAQWPEEAKRAHADIVIDNGGSLDALRAQVETCWHALVARAAAKSA; this is translated from the coding sequence GGGAACATTGCCAGTGGAAAGTCGACCGTCGCCGCCGAACTCGTTCGACTCGGCGCCTGGCTCGTCGACGCCGATCGCCTGGCGCGGGATGTCGTCGCGCCCGGGACGCCGGGCCTGGCGGCGATCGTCGAGCGATGGGGGGACACCACGCTCACCGCCGACGGCGCGCTGGACCGCGCCTCGCTGCGACGGATCGTCTTTGCCGACGAGGCGGAACGCACAGCGCTGAATGCAATCGTTCATCCGCGCGTCGAGGCGCTGCGGCGTGAGCGCGTGGCGGAGGCGCAGGCGGCCGGCGCGGACGTGGTCGTGTGCGACATTCCGCTCCTCTTCGAGACCGGGCGTTACCAGGACGGGACTTTCGACGCGATCATCCTCGTCATGGCGCCACACCACGTGCGCCTCGCGCGACTGCTCGATCGACGCGGACTCGCGCGCGACGAGGCCGAGCGCATCATGGCCGCGCAGTGGCCAGAGGAGGCGAAGCGCGCGCACGCCGACATCGTGATCGACAACGGTGGGTCGCTCGACGCGCTGCGCGCACAGGTGGAGACGTGCTGGCACGCACTGGTCGCGCGCGCGGCGGCGAAGTCGGCGTGA
- the gcvP gene encoding aminomethyl-transferring glycine dehydrogenase, whose product MTTTSKPTFSFDADSFIRRHIGPSAHDIDAMLDAVGYDSLDAFIDATVPEQIRLRRSLDIGPARTEHDVLAELRGMAQQNRVYRSYLGLGYHDTLVPPVILRNILENPGWYTAYTPYQAEIAQGRLEALLNYQTMVIDLTGLPISNASLLDEGTAAAEAVALAHAAKNSGAKTAVFVDEGCHPQTIDIVRTRAKVRDWQVVTGDARTAQFGPEVFAVLVQYPTTTGSVEDYRAVADRAHAADALLIAASDLLALTLLTPPGEWGADVCVGNSQRLGVPMGFGGPHAAFFSTRDDFKRLMPGRIIGVSRDAQGKPALRMALGTREQHIRREKATSNICTAQVLLAVIAGMYAVWHGPDGLTRIARRVHRHAATLALGAERLGHTLAHERFFDTVTVQLSGMTADAVVAAAVERGINVRKEGASSITIALDETVGAADVQELLAVLAGGRVPPTVDALDAEVDPRYDERFARTSPFLTHPIFSRYHAEHEMLRYIRKLESRDLSLCHSMIALGSCTMKLNATAEMLPITWSEFGRLHPFAPANQRTGYDALFSTLEADLAEITGFAAVSLQPNAGSQGEYAGLLTIRSYHESRGDAHRDVCLIPQSAHGTNPASAAMAGMRVVVVKSTPNGDIDLDDLRAKAQEHAAKLAALMVTYPSTHGVFEAGIKTVCEIVHAHGGQVYMDGANMNAMVGVARPGDIGADVCHLNLHKTFCIPHGGGGPGMGPIGVAAHLAPHLPGHPVVPQAGRTSLGAVSAAPWGSASILPISWVYIKMMGGEGLALSTKIAILSANYMAHRLEEAYPVLYKGQNGRVAHECIIDTRVVKGASGIEVEDIAKRLMDYGFHAPTMSFPVAGTMMIEPTESESKSELDRFCDAMIAIREEIAEVEKGILDRADNPLKHAPHTQDVVISDAWNRGYSRERAAFPAPWTRERKFWPAVSRVDNAYGDRHIVCACPPMEDYV is encoded by the coding sequence ATGACCACGACCAGCAAGCCGACGTTTTCCTTCGACGCGGACTCCTTCATTCGGCGCCACATCGGGCCCTCGGCACACGATATCGACGCGATGCTCGACGCCGTGGGCTACGACTCGCTCGACGCCTTCATCGACGCCACCGTTCCCGAGCAGATTCGTCTTCGCCGCTCGCTCGACATCGGGCCCGCGCGCACCGAACACGATGTGCTGGCCGAACTGCGCGGCATGGCGCAGCAGAATCGCGTCTATCGCTCGTACCTCGGGCTCGGCTACCACGACACGCTGGTCCCGCCGGTGATCCTGCGCAACATCCTGGAGAATCCGGGATGGTACACCGCCTACACGCCGTACCAGGCGGAGATCGCGCAGGGGCGGCTCGAGGCGTTGCTGAACTACCAGACCATGGTCATCGACCTCACCGGCCTCCCCATCTCCAACGCTTCGCTGCTGGATGAGGGGACGGCGGCGGCGGAGGCGGTGGCGCTGGCGCACGCGGCCAAGAACTCGGGCGCCAAGACGGCCGTCTTCGTGGACGAGGGGTGCCACCCGCAGACCATCGACATCGTGCGCACGCGCGCCAAGGTGCGCGACTGGCAGGTGGTGACGGGCGACGCCCGCACGGCGCAGTTTGGCCCGGAGGTCTTTGCCGTTTTGGTGCAGTACCCGACGACGACGGGTTCGGTGGAGGACTACCGCGCCGTTGCCGATCGTGCCCATGCGGCCGATGCGCTCCTCATCGCGGCGAGCGACCTGCTCGCGCTGACGCTGCTCACGCCGCCCGGCGAGTGGGGCGCCGACGTCTGCGTGGGCAACTCGCAGCGCCTTGGCGTGCCGATGGGCTTCGGCGGGCCACACGCCGCCTTCTTCAGCACGCGCGACGACTTCAAGCGCCTCATGCCCGGGCGCATCATCGGCGTCTCGCGCGACGCCCAGGGGAAGCCGGCGCTGCGCATGGCGCTCGGCACGCGCGAGCAGCACATCCGTCGCGAGAAGGCCACGAGCAACATCTGCACGGCGCAGGTGCTGCTGGCCGTCATTGCCGGGATGTACGCGGTGTGGCACGGCCCCGATGGGCTGACCCGCATTGCCCGTCGCGTGCATCGCCACGCCGCGACGCTGGCGTTAGGCGCGGAGCGGCTGGGGCACACGCTGGCCCATGAGCGCTTCTTCGACACCGTCACCGTGCAGCTGTCGGGGATGACCGCCGACGCCGTCGTGGCGGCGGCAGTCGAACGCGGGATCAACGTGCGGAAGGAGGGCGCGTCGTCGATCACCATCGCCCTCGACGAGACGGTGGGGGCCGCCGACGTGCAGGAACTCCTCGCCGTCCTGGCGGGTGGGCGCGTCCCGCCGACGGTCGATGCGCTCGACGCCGAGGTGGACCCGCGCTACGACGAGCGCTTCGCGCGGACCTCGCCGTTTCTCACGCATCCCATCTTCTCGCGCTACCACGCCGAGCACGAGATGCTGCGCTACATCCGAAAGCTGGAGTCGCGCGACCTCTCGCTGTGCCACTCCATGATCGCGCTGGGCTCGTGCACCATGAAGCTGAACGCGACCGCGGAGATGCTCCCGATCACGTGGAGCGAGTTCGGGCGCCTGCACCCGTTCGCGCCGGCCAACCAGCGCACCGGCTACGACGCGCTCTTCTCCACGCTCGAGGCCGACCTGGCGGAGATCACCGGCTTCGCGGCGGTGTCGTTGCAGCCGAACGCCGGGTCGCAGGGCGAATATGCCGGGTTGCTCACCATCCGCTCGTATCACGAGTCGCGCGGTGACGCGCATCGCGACGTGTGCCTCATCCCGCAGTCGGCGCATGGGACCAACCCGGCCAGCGCGGCCATGGCGGGGATGCGCGTCGTGGTGGTGAAGAGCACGCCCAACGGCGACATCGACCTCGACGACCTGCGCGCCAAGGCGCAGGAACACGCGGCGAAGCTGGCGGCGCTCATGGTCACCTATCCGTCGACGCACGGCGTCTTCGAGGCGGGGATCAAGACCGTGTGCGAGATCGTGCATGCGCACGGCGGTCAGGTCTACATGGACGGCGCCAACATGAACGCGATGGTCGGCGTGGCGCGCCCCGGCGACATCGGCGCCGACGTCTGCCACCTCAACCTGCACAAGACGTTTTGCATCCCGCACGGTGGCGGTGGCCCGGGGATGGGTCCCATCGGCGTGGCCGCGCACCTCGCGCCGCACCTTCCGGGGCACCCGGTGGTTCCGCAGGCGGGGCGCACCTCGTTAGGCGCGGTCTCGGCGGCGCCGTGGGGCTCGGCGTCCATCCTCCCCATCTCCTGGGTCTACATCAAGATGATGGGCGGCGAGGGGCTCGCGCTCTCGACCAAGATCGCGATCCTCAGCGCCAACTACATGGCACACCGCCTCGAGGAGGCGTACCCGGTGCTCTACAAGGGGCAGAACGGGCGCGTGGCGCACGAGTGCATCATCGACACCCGCGTGGTGAAGGGGGCAAGCGGGATCGAGGTCGAGGACATTGCCAAGCGGCTGATGGACTACGGCTTCCATGCGCCCACGATGTCGTTCCCCGTGGCCGGGACGATGATGATCGAGCCCACGGAGTCGGAGTCGAAGAGCGAGCTTGATCGCTTCTGCGACGCGATGATCGCGATTCGCGAGGAGATCGCCGAGGTCGAGAAGGGGATCCTCGATCGCGCCGACAATCCGCTCAAGCACGCGCCGCACACGCAGGACGTGGTGATCAGCGATGCGTGGAACCGCGGCTACTCGCGCGAGCGGGCGGCCTTCCCGGCGCCATGGACGCGCGAGCGCAAGTTCTGGCCGGCGGTAAGCCGTGTGGACAACGCGTACGGCGATCGACATATCGTGTGCGCGTGCCCACCGATGGAGGACTACGTCTGA